gaaaggggaaaaccCAAGCACCACagtaattattaattattttgggggagatactttgagactctGCACATGTCCTGTTTCTCCTTAAAGATTTgtccactaattttagcattcacCTTTGGACCTTGCCTGTAGCATATACTGTGGTGTTCCAATGCTGATTTTCTACTTCCCTTGTTCCTTTACATGTGTTACTTGGAATTCTTCTCTAAGGAATATTTGTCTTATCTCCccaatttactttttattcaatcatttatttatatccataTGGACTCAGATATTAATTTCTTTAGGTTATAATCCAACActatagtcattattttattgctcaaattgttcaAGCTTTGCCCATTGGTAGTTTTTTCATGTTGGTTCTTGACAAACcccatcctttttttcttcttaggttGACTTTTAATAGCAAGCAGAATAAAAATCCAATTCAAAAGTTAGTTAAAACGCATTCCTAAAACTTCatcaaattttattataaatgaatagTGTTTTCCATATTATGACAAGTCTTACCATTTTCCTTCAACTAGACATCATTTAAATTTAGAACCTCGTGATTCTTACCAGTTAATAATACTTACCACCCACTTACCTATGTCTTAAGGttaatgattataatttttattaagtattACAAAGATTTTGAGTGAAAGTCTTAGAAAAGAATAATTACTAACATTAGGAGCTTTCAAAAGAAAAGTGAGAGATTGGAGAAGCCTTTAAAATGCCtgaaatttgggcttccctggtggcgcagtggttgggggtctgcctgccagtgcaggggacacgggttcgagccctggtctgggagggtcccacatgccgcggagcagctgggcccgtgagccacaactactgagcctgtgcgtctggagcctgtgctccgcaacaagagaggccacgacagtgagaggcccgcgcaccgcgatgaagagtggcccccgctcgccgcaactggagaaagccctcgcacagaaacgaagacccaacacagccaaaaataaataaataaatttatttaaaaaaaaaagcctgaaattTAAGAGTTAATAGCTTTTCAAACTATATTCTTGTTCTTTGTAAGATTGTTATTGAAATGTATGTGTACTGGAGAGATGAGTTTCAGAGAATTTCTGATTAATAAAATTGTTTGTTTTGATTAGAAAAGGTTTTCTTAAGAAATCTAAATCAGGAGACATTTATTCCTAGACTTGGTTAAAGGAGACTGCTAGAATTTAGTTTTGGAAGAACTGTTTCAGTCTCTGGAATGTAGAAATCTGGTTTTGGCAAGTACAACTAACTTCTGGGATTTTATGGAAAAGTGGCTGGCTTGATGAAGTGAGTTCTCAAAAGTGATCTGGACTAGGCTTTGGGGAGAGGAACAGAATGATAGAAGGGGCTAAGTTAGTACAACTGGGAAGTTATCTCTCTGGGCTTTTGAATTGGGAAGAGcttgaagaggaggagaaaacaggTTCCATTTTGCAAATGGGAGCTTTATGTAGTCATGTTATATCTATGCCCAAAGTTGTGAAGAATTTCAGCAGGGAAAAGTTATGTAAGGAACTCATTCCCAGGAAGATAGTTtacattttcttacatttcattttacattttctttacattACTTTTACTTAATGCACATGATAAATCCCAGCAGTACAAAATGATGTGCTTTTCCATAGATTGGGTTCTGATACCCCATTCTGATTTTTAGTTGTTTATCGATCGTCACCACTTGAGTTCTTGCTGTGCCCCACTTGGGGCACACTAGTTACCAAGGGTACTGCTGGAAGACCCACCCCCTGCATTCGGggctctttattatttatttatttttatttatttatttttttaaataaatttatttatttaatttatttttggttgcgttgggtcttcgttgctgtgcgcgggctttctctagttgcagcgagcgggggccactctttgtcgaggtgcgcaggcttctcattgtggtggcttctcttgttgtggagcaagggctctaggcacgtgggctcagtagttgtggctcacgggctctagagcgcagcctcagtagttgcggcacatgggcttagttgctccatggcatgtgggatcttcccagaccagggctcgaccctgtgtcccctgcattggcaggcggattcctgaccactgcgccaccagggaagccctgccttcctTTTTTTAGTGATTCCTCTGAGAGGGAATGCAAGAAACTAAATCTGAGGGGGAAAACTGCTTTCATAATCTCAAGTGTAAACCACGAATAGGCTTTTCTGATAAAAGTTAAAGCCTGAAGAGATAAGAAAGGCAAGCATGTATTCCTTTAAACATTTCAattaatttgcaaaaatattcaGCAACTATGCACATATTGTTTGTATACTTAAAATGCAACAATTTTCATGCTtcgaatatttttttcctgagtgtTTTACGGATATTTTGTTCTACTAGACGATTCAAAAGTAAGACTTACACACATAATACACATAACAGGAATTCTCCGCATGATTAGCATTGTGGACTCTCCTAACAGTGTCAAACAATGAGAAGCCAAACATGATCACATCCATATCATAAGGAGAGCCTGGAGAATCACCTATGTCTTTGTTTTCTGCTCAGTGCTTCTGATAAGTTCAGCAGACGTACAGCCATGACTTGTTTCCAAACATCCAGACCCCCTCACTGGCTCACCACAATTACACGAGTGCTAAGTTCTAAGTATTCACAGAAAGACTGCAGGTGTCGCTTTACTCCTCTCTGGTCCCTTTACCAAACCCCTACATCACTTATGACATTACTTGTTAATATTCTgcaatccaaaatgaaaaatgcaggTACACAAGTTTGCTAAATTTCACttaaccaaataaatttaaaaatagataaaataacttAAATTCCTGCAACACAAAACTTGGTTTTCATATTCATTTGAACATTTTAGAATTACTCAAACACAAGAATTGAAAATGTGTGTGCTATTTGGAAGAGAACTACTGAATTTATTCTCCAGAAGAAAAAGCAGACCTGAAGCATCACATTACTGGAACACCTGAAACATGTTGACAAGTTCTTATCTTCTAAACTTCAACGAAAGCTGCTTGCACAAACTATTTAAAGAATATCTGCCCCTAATAAACAAGCCAGATATCTGATGTATTAAGGAAGTCAGAAGCTGagtcacttcatttctttctgttgccTCCAGTTGCTAGAATACTGGCAATTCGCATAAATATGTTTAATGTATCCATGTAGATTCCCAGCATCGAATTGATGGGATCATACTTTTGAACTCCATACACTGGTACTACTTCTGCACGCTTGATTACTTTCTGTGTATCATACAGAAGAAACATGCTGAAAAGAACTAATCCACCATAAATTGCCACTGAGTACAGAGTGGCCCCAGCCACAGTGGTAGGTGGAAGAAACATAGATCCTAGTGAGGAAACAAAGACGACACCCAGGCCCACGCCCAGGGGTGCTCCCATGTTCAAAAACTTCTCACTGGGTGCGCACATGGCCACAGTGGAGAGGCCTCCCACAACACCAGCCGTGTACCATGCAGCTCTGATGAGAAGAGGCCCCCCTAATATTGTCAGAGGAGCCACCACTGCACCCATCACACCAGAATGTAGTAACCAAGCAAGATGCTTTCGGCCTGGGCTCTGGTCATATGATATAGACTGGACCAGCATTCCAGCTCCAATCATGGCTGCAAAGGTTGCACCAATTGTCACCCAAGAGCCTCTCATCATGAAGTTCATGAGGGCAGGAGTTCTGCTCACTGCCAGGGCAGACAAAGCTGTTATGCCGATACTTCCTGCTAAGTACATATAGGTGGTATGAATTCTATCCTTCACATACTGAGGCCAAATTATGGCTTTTTCAATAGCTCCAATCTCATTAGACATTCCCAAGCCATAGTAGCACAAAGCTCCAAGACCAACAGCAGCCCCTCCAGCAATAAACCATCTTCCCATCtgatcaattttaaatattttttccaatgatGGTTCCAAAGCTGCCTCCTTGAGTTCTTGGCTAGTTTTCCCACGTCGAATTCCAATTCTTGTCTTGGTGGCATATTCCCTGCTGGGTGGTAAGAGCCACTGATTTTTCGTGATGGAATTCTTCACAACAGGGGAGGCCTTGGTGAGCGCTGGGTGGAAAACCCTGGAAGGTAGTGTCCGGAGACACACAAGTCTTGCGGCCAGCATGGTGGTGCACCAGGTTTACCAAGCAGATCTGAAATGCTCAGTCCCTGGTCAACCCAAGCGCGCAGTTCCCCTTCCGGGCCGGCGAGCAACGACCACCAGCTCTCGCGCCCTCCGCTCACCTCTCTCGGGGCTCTTTAGAATAGTGGGGTTACACTGGTTAACCTGTAATAAACACAGAGCAACGCCCAGGGGACCATGATGACTTTGGGAGCACAGCGTAGGGGCACCTATGTCAGACTCATGGCTTAGGAAAGACTACCCAGAGAGCAGTCCCCTGCAGAGCCACAAGGGGGAGCACCAGGTAGCCAACTATAggcaggagaagaagaaaagtttgGGCAGAGAACCATAGGTGCAAAGACGCAGAGCCCTGAGGACCCTCA
The genomic region above belongs to Balaenoptera musculus isolate JJ_BM4_2016_0621 chromosome 10, mBalMus1.pri.v3, whole genome shotgun sequence and contains:
- the LOC118902676 gene encoding growth hormone-inducible transmembrane protein translates to MLAARLVCLRTLPSRVFHPALTKASPVVKNSITKNQWLLPPSREYATKTRIGIRRGKTSQELKEAALEPSLEKIFKIDQMGRWFIAGGAAVGLGALCYYGLGMSNEIGAIEKAIIWPQYVKDRIHTTYMYLAGSIGITALSALAVSRTPALMNFMMRGSWVTIGATFAAMIGAGMLVQSISYDQSPGRKHLAWLLHSGVMGAVVAPLTILGGPLLIRAAWYTAGVVGGLSTVAMCAPSEKFLNMGAPLGVGLGVVFVSSLGSMFLPPTTVAGATLYSVAIYGGLVLFSMFLLYDTQKVIKRAEVVPVYGVQKYDPINSMLGIYMDTLNIFMRIASILATGGNRKK